From the Comamonas odontotermitis genome, one window contains:
- a CDS encoding VOC family protein — MTANLYGGIDIAMKVPSHQYEATLAFYRDVVGLAPITEKAPAIGFVLGPNRLWIDEAPQMSQAEIWLELFTESFEDAAAHLARAGVTRCDAIEPLPEGFKGGWITSPANIIHMVREPGTW; from the coding sequence ATGACTGCCAATCTCTACGGCGGAATCGATATTGCGATGAAAGTGCCGTCGCACCAGTACGAGGCGACGCTCGCGTTCTACCGCGACGTGGTGGGGCTTGCGCCGATCACCGAAAAAGCTCCGGCCATCGGCTTTGTGCTCGGCCCCAACCGGCTGTGGATCGATGAGGCCCCGCAGATGAGCCAGGCGGAAATCTGGCTGGAGCTGTTCACCGAGAGTTTTGAGGATGCGGCCGCGCATCTGGCACGGGCGGGGGTGACCCGCTGCGATGCAATCGAGCCGCTGCCGGAGGGGTTCAAGGGAGGCTGGATCACCAGCCCGGCCAACATCATCCATATGGTGCGCGAGCCTGGTACCTGGTGA
- a CDS encoding DUF6882 domain-containing protein: MSEAEKDTDWAAWSREAVEMMVARNAQWPKQFGLQAPPSFRWDLDSATLVLQGPLHEVVATVCLVGTTSDSEGGFVWSWANEAIPRQHGEALEVVHDFGREHHLALLTTARIPGGRPEATECLCIAARLQRAVGTFIDRQGDVTLYFTILHLQVAMDADQLPN, translated from the coding sequence ATGAGTGAAGCAGAAAAAGACACCGACTGGGCCGCATGGAGCCGTGAGGCCGTCGAGATGATGGTGGCGCGCAATGCCCAATGGCCCAAGCAGTTCGGCCTGCAGGCACCCCCCAGCTTCCGCTGGGATTTGGACAGCGCCACCCTGGTGCTGCAGGGCCCCCTGCACGAGGTGGTCGCCACGGTCTGCCTCGTGGGCACCACCAGCGACAGCGAAGGCGGCTTTGTCTGGAGCTGGGCCAACGAGGCCATTCCGCGCCAACACGGCGAGGCCCTGGAAGTGGTGCACGATTTTGGCCGCGAACACCATCTGGCCTTGCTGACCACGGCGCGCATCCCCGGCGGCCGCCCTGAAGCCACCGAATGCCTGTGCATCGCAGCCCGCCTGCAGCGCGCCGTCGGTACCTTCATCGACAGGCAAGGGGATGTGACCTTGTACTTCACCATCCTGCATCTGCAGGTGGCGATGGATGCGGACCAACTACCCAACTGA
- a CDS encoding peroxidase-related enzyme (This protein belongs to a clade of uncharacterized proteins related to peroxidases such as the alkylhydroperoxidase AhpD.), translating into MASKPRYPLPDLNTLPQDIQDRILQVQEKAGFIPNVFLAFARRPAEWRAFFAYHDALMEREDSSLSKAEREMIVTVTSAHNECLYCVVAHGALVRIYEKAPLLADQLAVNYRKADISPRQRAMLDFAMKVCTRSQEINDADFDALHPHGFDDEDIWDIAAITAFFGLSNRMASFAGMQPNEEFYLMGRVPRAKG; encoded by the coding sequence ATGGCGTCCAAACCCCGCTACCCCCTGCCCGATCTCAACACCCTGCCACAGGACATCCAGGATCGCATCCTGCAGGTGCAGGAAAAGGCAGGCTTCATCCCCAACGTGTTTCTGGCCTTTGCCCGCCGCCCTGCGGAGTGGCGTGCGTTTTTTGCGTACCACGACGCCTTGATGGAGCGCGAGGACAGCAGCCTGTCCAAGGCCGAGCGCGAGATGATCGTGACGGTGACCAGCGCGCACAACGAATGCCTGTACTGCGTGGTGGCCCATGGAGCGCTCGTCCGCATCTATGAAAAGGCGCCCCTCCTGGCCGACCAGTTGGCCGTCAACTACCGCAAGGCCGATATCAGCCCCCGCCAGCGCGCCATGCTGGATTTTGCGATGAAGGTCTGCACCCGTTCGCAGGAAATCAACGACGCCGATTTCGATGCGTTGCACCCGCACGGCTTTGATGACGAGGATATCTGGGACATTGCGGCGATCACCGCGTTTTTCGGCCTCTCGAACCGCATGGCCAGTTTTGCGGGCATGCAACCCAATGAGGAGTTCTACCTGATGGGGCGTGTGCCAAGAGCAAAGGGCTGA
- a CDS encoding ABC-F family ATP-binding cassette domain-containing protein: protein MAISHLSLEGVSYVLPNGQALFSDLTDIFDTRHTGLVGRNGCGKTILARVLAGQLQPSSGRCVRSGSVYYLEQQVRPDAATTVADLAGARKVLDALQRIEAGSSAQADFDAVGDQWDMALQFRQALALQGLSHLRADTPALALSGGEAMRAALVGAQLSGADFLILDEPSNHLDQGSRTALAAWLAHWPRGLLVISHDRQLLESMDRIVELSALGLRSYGGNYPFYAQAKAQEQQSANAELERTRLERKRTEQSMREQRERQEKRQQRGARSGKQANQAKILLDRQKERSDHSTGKLNRQHTAMQRKLAQRVRDAAAQVDGDLHIHLQTPPHTGVSQRHVAALEGVALPLVAPAIRHIDLLVTGQQRIGLQGPNGCGKSTLLQVLAGRIQHQAGVCTVTESLAYLDQRLGTLDVHRPVLEQLQQVSHRLSESELRMRLAQLGLGADRVTVPSGVLSGGERIKAALACILYADTPPQLLLLDEPSNHLDLPALQALETMLSSYQGAMIVASHDQVFLNNLQLTDLLEATSEGWRLSSADTQQDRDR from the coding sequence ATGGCGATTTCTCACCTCTCCCTGGAGGGCGTTTCGTACGTCCTCCCCAACGGTCAAGCGCTTTTCTCCGACCTGACCGACATCTTTGACACACGGCACACCGGCCTCGTTGGCCGCAATGGCTGCGGCAAAACCATTCTGGCGCGCGTGCTTGCAGGCCAGTTGCAGCCCTCCAGCGGCCGCTGCGTGCGATCGGGTAGTGTCTACTACCTGGAACAGCAGGTTCGCCCGGACGCGGCCACCACGGTGGCCGACCTTGCCGGTGCGCGGAAGGTGCTGGATGCCTTGCAGCGCATCGAGGCGGGCAGCTCCGCGCAGGCGGACTTCGACGCGGTGGGCGACCAATGGGACATGGCCCTGCAGTTTCGCCAGGCGCTTGCGCTGCAAGGCCTCTCGCACCTGCGAGCCGATACGCCAGCCCTTGCGCTCAGCGGCGGAGAAGCAATGCGTGCGGCATTGGTGGGCGCCCAGCTCTCTGGTGCGGACTTTCTGATCCTGGACGAGCCCAGCAACCATCTGGACCAAGGCAGCCGCACGGCATTGGCCGCGTGGCTGGCGCATTGGCCGCGCGGCCTGCTCGTCATCAGCCACGACCGGCAGTTGCTGGAATCCATGGACCGGATTGTCGAGCTGTCTGCGCTGGGCTTGCGCAGCTACGGCGGAAACTACCCGTTCTATGCCCAGGCCAAGGCGCAGGAACAGCAGAGTGCAAACGCAGAACTCGAGCGCACCAGGCTGGAGCGCAAGCGTACGGAGCAATCCATGCGCGAACAACGCGAGCGCCAGGAAAAGAGACAGCAGCGTGGAGCCCGAAGCGGCAAACAGGCCAACCAGGCCAAGATCCTGCTGGACCGCCAGAAAGAGCGCAGCGACCACTCAACCGGCAAGCTCAACAGGCAACACACAGCTATGCAACGCAAGCTTGCGCAGCGCGTGCGCGATGCCGCCGCCCAGGTTGATGGCGATCTGCACATTCACCTGCAAACGCCCCCGCATACCGGCGTTTCCCAACGCCACGTGGCTGCGCTGGAGGGCGTAGCGCTGCCATTGGTGGCCCCGGCCATCCGCCACATCGATCTGCTGGTAACCGGGCAGCAGCGCATCGGCCTGCAAGGGCCCAATGGCTGCGGCAAGTCCACCCTGCTCCAGGTACTCGCAGGCCGGATCCAGCACCAGGCTGGGGTTTGCACGGTAACAGAAAGCCTGGCGTATCTCGACCAGCGGCTGGGTACGCTGGATGTGCACCGCCCGGTGCTGGAGCAGTTGCAGCAGGTGAGCCACCGCCTGAGCGAAAGCGAGTTGCGGATGCGGCTGGCGCAACTGGGCCTGGGCGCCGACCGGGTAACGGTGCCCAGCGGCGTCCTCAGCGGTGGCGAACGCATCAAGGCCGCACTCGCCTGCATTCTCTATGCAGATACACCGCCACAATTGCTGCTTCTGGACGAACCCAGCAACCACCTCGACCTGCCTGCATTGCAGGCACTGGAGACCATGTTGTCTAGCTACCAGGGCGCGATGATTGTGGCATCGCACGACCAGGTTTTCCTGAACAATCTCCAATTGACCGACCTACTGGAAGCAACCAGTGAGGGTTGGCGGCTCAGCAGTGCCGATACGCAGCAGGACCGGGATCGGTGA
- a CDS encoding helix-turn-helix domain-containing protein, whose product MTDALIASLAASRKAQNITQAQLAERAGLSRMAVQRTETGDVDPRYSTVAEMARVLGMQLVAVPADLVPALQAFIQSGGKFLGQPAGADAPPSVVESIAAEPRGPAHQAKAR is encoded by the coding sequence ATGACTGATGCATTGATTGCTTCCTTGGCTGCCAGCCGCAAGGCCCAGAACATCACCCAGGCCCAGCTGGCCGAGCGCGCAGGCCTGTCCCGCATGGCCGTGCAGCGCACCGAAACCGGCGATGTGGACCCGCGCTACTCCACCGTGGCCGAGATGGCGCGTGTGCTGGGCATGCAACTGGTGGCCGTGCCCGCTGATCTGGTGCCTGCGCTGCAGGCCTTCATCCAGTCCGGCGGCAAGTTTCTGGGCCAGCCGGCAGGGGCCGATGCGCCGCCTTCGGTGGTGGAGAGCATCGCCGCCGAGCCACGAGGCCCAGCCCACCAGGCAAAGGCGCGCTGA
- the efeB gene encoding iron uptake transporter deferrochelatase/peroxidase subunit → MSFFKSRNDSQSNAEHATSDASASAAEAAPAVPSRRRWLGEAAGVVGAGVLAGVPARQAAAQPAANAPAHPQVADAPHTTTSQQRVPFHGTHQAGIVTPRPLAGMVASFDVLADNKADLERLFKTLTERIRFLTEGGAQPVADPRLPPAGSGILGPVVQPDALTVTVAVGHSLFEERYGLQGLAPRRLTPMRQHPNDALVPALCHGDLSIQFCANTPDTNIHALRDIIKNLPDLLVMRWKQEGTVPPIPAAAGKAPESARNFLGFRDGSANPDSDSDALMRRIVWVQASSDEPAWAEGGSYQVVRIIRNFVERWDRTPLQEQEAIMGRDKDSGAPLDARSKTEHDVPDYAADPDGNKTRLDAHIRLANPRDHGSEANLILRRPFNYSNGVTKSGQLEMGLLFICYQADLDKGFVTVQKRLDGEPLEEYIKPVGGGFFYVLPGVRDAQDWLGRSLLAAAKA, encoded by the coding sequence ATGTCTTTCTTTAAGAGTAGAAACGATTCTCAATCCAATGCCGAGCATGCCACATCGGACGCCTCGGCCAGCGCTGCCGAGGCAGCGCCTGCGGTCCCCAGCCGCCGCCGCTGGCTGGGCGAGGCTGCGGGCGTCGTCGGCGCAGGGGTTCTCGCGGGCGTGCCAGCGCGGCAGGCTGCTGCCCAGCCAGCGGCGAATGCGCCTGCGCATCCGCAGGTGGCCGATGCGCCGCACACCACCACCTCGCAGCAGCGCGTGCCTTTCCACGGCACGCACCAGGCTGGTATCGTCACGCCGCGCCCACTGGCGGGCATGGTGGCCAGTTTTGATGTGCTGGCCGACAACAAGGCCGATCTGGAGCGGCTCTTCAAGACCCTGACCGAGCGCATCCGCTTTCTCACCGAAGGGGGGGCGCAGCCCGTGGCCGATCCCAGGTTGCCGCCAGCGGGTTCGGGAATTCTCGGGCCCGTGGTGCAGCCTGATGCGCTGACCGTGACCGTTGCCGTGGGCCACAGCCTCTTTGAGGAGCGCTATGGTCTTCAAGGCCTCGCACCCAGGCGGTTGACGCCCATGCGCCAACACCCCAACGATGCGCTGGTGCCTGCGCTGTGCCATGGCGATCTGTCCATCCAGTTCTGCGCCAACACGCCAGACACCAATATTCATGCGTTGCGCGACATCATCAAGAACCTGCCGGATCTGCTGGTGATGCGCTGGAAGCAGGAAGGAACAGTGCCACCCATACCTGCTGCCGCCGGCAAGGCACCGGAGAGCGCACGCAATTTCCTCGGTTTTCGAGACGGCTCGGCCAACCCGGATTCGGACAGCGATGCACTGATGCGCCGCATTGTCTGGGTGCAGGCCAGCAGCGACGAGCCGGCCTGGGCCGAAGGCGGCAGCTACCAGGTGGTGCGCATCATCCGCAATTTCGTCGAGCGCTGGGACCGCACGCCGCTGCAGGAGCAGGAAGCCATCATGGGCCGCGACAAGGACAGCGGCGCGCCGCTCGACGCGCGCAGCAAGACCGAGCATGATGTGCCCGATTACGCCGCCGACCCAGACGGCAACAAGACCCGCCTGGATGCGCACATCCGTCTCGCCAATCCCCGCGACCACGGCAGCGAGGCCAACCTCATCCTGCGCAGGCCATTCAACTACTCCAATGGGGTCACCAAATCAGGCCAGCTGGAGATGGGCCTGCTCTTCATCTGTTACCAGGCCGACCTGGACAAGGGCTTTGTCACCGTCCAGAAGCGGCTCGATGGGGAGCCGCTGGAGGAATACATCAAGCCCGTGGGCGGTGGCTTCTTCTATGTGCTGCCGGGCGTGCGCGACGCGCAGGACTGGCTCGGCCGCAGCCTCCTGGCTGCTGCGAAGGCATAG
- the efeU gene encoding iron uptake transporter permease EfeU, producing MLVPFLIMLREGIEAALIVGIIASFLRHTGRAALMPAVWAGVFFALGLSLFAGAGLQWMAAEFPQKQQELFEAVVGFIAVGMLTGMVFWMRKAARSIKSELQASVDKALSTTGSASWALIGMVFLAVAREGLESVFFLLAIFQQSTGWGAAVGALAGIVLSILLGVGLYKGGVRINMRQFFRYTGVFILLVAAGLLAGAVRRLHEAGVWNHLQQVVFDSSATLPEDSALGVVLGGLLGYMHAPVLGEVLAWAAYLAVTLVVFFWPVPAAPATKTEAPARTSRTPAADVAMQSEPGTSAMQPAPLGGVVLGSVLVLVLGAAAFWQAAGSSQSAAKPGADNAAAVGGATDVPQITIEISQGTCTPNAVSVPAGKVQFRIVNKGERALEWEILDGVMVLEERENILPGLSQTLTARLAPGQYEMTCGLLNAPRGTLTVTPSDAFRAEAAKPPVTAFIGALAEYQVYLLTEVASLQDMLQALPQRLQPAGDADAASQAPADGYPADALQLVALARGQYQKLVPLAAQFGDLNARIDARAADFALRDKDPAFVGLHRIATGLKAGEGAEQLLPLVTSLQQDVDQLAQRLGDASLQPQNLATNSAKALERASTLIPGEATTPAQGRWALQFVRGSLAAADKTQQLLAPVLSNANPALLQQLQTSLDKVRQLLADQGVSADDAEAAGVPGVLLNPVQCQNLAQALYQASQSMGKINMALGLQP from the coding sequence ATGCTGGTTCCGTTTTTGATCATGCTGCGCGAGGGCATCGAAGCCGCGCTGATCGTTGGCATCATTGCCAGTTTCCTTCGCCATACAGGCCGCGCCGCATTGATGCCTGCCGTCTGGGCCGGGGTTTTCTTTGCGCTGGGCCTGTCGCTGTTTGCAGGCGCTGGCCTGCAGTGGATGGCGGCAGAATTCCCGCAGAAGCAGCAGGAGCTGTTCGAGGCCGTGGTGGGCTTCATCGCCGTCGGCATGCTGACGGGCATGGTGTTCTGGATGCGCAAGGCAGCACGCTCCATCAAGAGTGAGTTGCAGGCCTCGGTCGACAAGGCGCTTTCTACGACAGGCAGCGCCAGCTGGGCACTGATCGGCATGGTGTTCCTCGCCGTGGCGCGCGAAGGGCTGGAATCCGTCTTCTTCCTGCTGGCCATCTTCCAGCAGAGCACGGGCTGGGGCGCGGCGGTGGGCGCACTCGCCGGTATCGTGCTGTCCATCCTGTTGGGCGTGGGCCTGTATAAGGGTGGGGTGCGCATCAACATGCGCCAGTTCTTCCGCTATACCGGTGTTTTCATCCTGCTGGTGGCCGCAGGCCTGCTGGCTGGCGCCGTGCGCCGCCTGCATGAGGCAGGGGTGTGGAACCATCTGCAGCAGGTGGTGTTTGACAGCAGCGCGACGCTGCCGGAAGACAGCGCACTGGGCGTGGTTCTGGGCGGCCTGCTGGGGTACATGCATGCCCCGGTACTGGGCGAGGTGCTGGCATGGGCAGCGTATCTGGCGGTCACGCTGGTGGTGTTCTTCTGGCCGGTGCCAGCCGCACCTGCTACAAAAACAGAAGCGCCTGCGCGCACCTCTCGCACGCCAGCGGCGGATGTGGCAATGCAAAGCGAGCCCGGCACAAGCGCCATGCAGCCTGCACCTCTGGGCGGCGTGGTACTGGGCAGTGTGCTCGTGCTGGTGTTGGGCGCGGCGGCTTTCTGGCAGGCGGCGGGCTCCTCACAGTCTGCAGCCAAGCCGGGTGCCGACAACGCGGCGGCTGTAGGAGGTGCTACCGATGTGCCCCAGATCACCATTGAGATCAGCCAGGGTACGTGTACGCCCAATGCCGTGAGCGTGCCTGCGGGCAAGGTGCAGTTTCGCATCGTCAACAAGGGCGAGCGTGCGCTGGAGTGGGAGATTCTGGACGGTGTGATGGTGCTCGAAGAGCGCGAGAACATCCTGCCCGGCCTGTCGCAGACCCTGACGGCACGCCTTGCGCCTGGCCAGTACGAGATGACCTGCGGCTTGCTCAATGCACCGCGCGGCACCTTGACCGTCACGCCGTCAGACGCCTTCAGGGCCGAAGCCGCCAAGCCGCCGGTGACGGCCTTCATCGGCGCGCTGGCCGAGTACCAGGTGTACCTGCTGACCGAGGTGGCCAGCCTGCAGGACATGTTGCAGGCCCTGCCGCAGCGCCTGCAGCCAGCTGGCGATGCGGATGCTGCGTCGCAGGCGCCCGCGGACGGCTATCCCGCCGATGCCCTGCAACTGGTGGCACTGGCACGCGGCCAGTACCAGAAGCTGGTGCCGCTGGCCGCGCAATTTGGCGACCTCAATGCCCGCATTGACGCGCGTGCCGCTGATTTTGCACTGCGTGACAAGGACCCCGCCTTTGTCGGCCTGCACCGCATTGCAACCGGCCTGAAGGCGGGTGAAGGTGCCGAGCAACTGCTGCCACTCGTCACCAGCCTGCAGCAGGATGTGGACCAACTGGCCCAGCGCCTGGGCGATGCCTCCCTGCAACCGCAAAACCTCGCCACCAACAGCGCCAAGGCGCTGGAGCGTGCATCCACCTTGATTCCGGGCGAGGCGACCACGCCCGCGCAGGGCCGTTGGGCCCTGCAGTTTGTGCGCGGCAGCCTGGCTGCGGCGGACAAGACCCAGCAATTGCTGGCGCCCGTGCTGTCCAATGCCAACCCGGCATTGCTGCAGCAGTTGCAGACCAGCCTGGACAAGGTGCGCCAGTTGCTGGCGGACCAGGGCGTCTCCGCCGACGATGCGGAGGCCGCTGGCGTGCCCGGAGTGCTGCTGAACCCCGTGCAATGCCAGAATCTGGCGCAGGCGCTGTACCAAGCGTCACAGAGCATGGGCAAGATCAATATGGCCTTGGGTCTGCAGCCTTAA
- a CDS encoding type II toxin-antitoxin system HipA family toxin, producing MSTSIRYLRLYMHQPAALGGGRRAIGYLSQYGDVLRVSFEADYIADAQRPTLSLSYLGGNEADTRAILSSARDARLVRTDGRWPVYFQNLLPEGHNRERLAAERGCSPDDEFELLAAAGHDLMGALEVEPVPQGEAIPDVVRHWHTTQGLDVLEPGFVEFPVADAASLPGIVTKFSAVQDGRRYTVHRKGAAGSVILKLPSTAHPDLVANEYSCYRLCQALGLTTADAQVITRAQADLPGHVPFDEILAVQRFDHLPDGSRVHMEEFNQALGYAPRHKYGKGLQQDWPTMLRVLDRLSPEPVADTREFLARTIAAILMGNTDAHLKNWALIYPNGHQPRLAPVYDCVCVAAFFPGSPPQQYAVNKAIDAAMRALSWDDVEALVKAAGLLRASRHVALLKDVVRRAHDEWPALLADAPPGMREAVKERLRGGVKLAEA from the coding sequence ATGTCCACCTCCATCCGCTACCTGCGCCTGTACATGCACCAGCCTGCAGCCCTGGGTGGTGGGCGCCGCGCAATCGGCTACCTGTCGCAGTACGGTGATGTGCTGCGCGTCTCGTTCGAAGCCGATTACATTGCCGATGCGCAGCGCCCCACCTTGTCGCTGAGCTATCTGGGCGGCAATGAGGCCGACACGCGGGCCATCCTCTCGTCTGCCCGCGATGCGCGCCTGGTGCGCACGGATGGACGCTGGCCCGTGTATTTTCAGAATCTGCTGCCCGAAGGCCACAACCGCGAACGCCTGGCTGCCGAGCGCGGCTGCTCGCCGGATGATGAGTTCGAGCTGCTGGCCGCTGCCGGCCACGATCTGATGGGCGCACTGGAGGTGGAGCCCGTCCCGCAGGGCGAAGCCATTCCTGATGTGGTGCGGCACTGGCACACCACGCAGGGGCTCGATGTGCTGGAGCCCGGTTTTGTGGAGTTTCCGGTGGCGGATGCGGCATCGCTGCCTGGCATCGTCACCAAGTTCAGTGCCGTGCAGGACGGCCGCCGCTACACCGTGCACCGCAAGGGCGCGGCGGGCAGCGTCATCCTCAAGCTCCCCAGCACGGCGCACCCCGATCTGGTGGCCAACGAATACAGCTGCTACCGCCTGTGCCAGGCGCTGGGCTTGACCACGGCGGATGCGCAGGTCATCACCCGCGCGCAGGCCGACCTGCCCGGGCATGTGCCGTTTGACGAAATTCTGGCCGTGCAGCGCTTTGACCACCTGCCCGATGGCAGCCGTGTGCATATGGAAGAGTTCAACCAGGCACTGGGCTACGCGCCGCGCCATAAATATGGCAAGGGCCTGCAGCAGGACTGGCCCACCATGCTCCGTGTGCTCGACCGCCTGAGCCCCGAGCCCGTGGCAGACACGCGCGAGTTCCTGGCGCGCACCATTGCAGCCATCCTGATGGGCAACACCGACGCGCACCTGAAGAACTGGGCGCTCATCTACCCCAATGGTCACCAGCCGCGCCTCGCACCCGTCTATGACTGCGTGTGCGTCGCCGCCTTCTTTCCGGGCTCGCCGCCGCAGCAGTATGCGGTCAACAAGGCGATTGATGCCGCCATGCGCGCCCTGAGCTGGGACGATGTGGAGGCGCTGGTCAAAGCCGCCGGCCTGTTGCGCGCATCGCGCCATGTGGCGCTGCTCAAGGACGTGGTGCGCCGGGCACATGACGAATGGCCAGCCTTGCTCGCCGATGCACCGCCTGGCATGCGCGAGGCCGTGAAGGAGCGCCTGCGCGGTGGTGTGAAGCTGGCCGAGGCCTGA
- the efeO gene encoding iron uptake system protein EfeO: protein MLARRHFLQSLALFGSVSAAAIPAWAADGVSALELVKPLAEYKLYVNTNLRELVKGVQAFTDAVKAGKIEEAKKLYAQVRRPYERIEPIAELFADLDKSIDARADDHEQGEKSPDFIGFHRIEYGLWVEKSTKGLAPVADRLLADCKELQKRVTTLTFPPEKVVGGAAVLIEEVAATKISGEEERYSHTDLDDFQANFEGADKIFELLRPLVEKKDKAFADKTAANFKTVFDVLAKYRKPDGSFELYTKLSERDRKVLAGKVNTLAEDLSKLRGMLGLN, encoded by the coding sequence ATGCTCGCACGTCGTCACTTCCTGCAAAGCCTGGCGCTCTTTGGCAGCGTATCGGCCGCGGCCATTCCCGCGTGGGCGGCCGACGGTGTCTCGGCCCTCGAGCTGGTCAAGCCGCTGGCCGAGTACAAGCTGTACGTCAACACCAATCTGCGCGAGCTCGTCAAAGGCGTGCAGGCATTCACTGACGCCGTCAAGGCAGGCAAGATCGAAGAAGCCAAGAAGCTCTACGCCCAGGTGCGCCGCCCCTATGAGCGCATCGAACCCATTGCCGAACTGTTTGCCGACCTGGACAAGAGCATCGACGCACGGGCTGACGACCACGAGCAGGGCGAAAAAAGCCCAGATTTCATCGGTTTTCACCGCATCGAATACGGCCTGTGGGTGGAAAAATCCACCAAGGGCCTCGCGCCCGTGGCCGACAGGTTGCTGGCCGATTGCAAGGAGCTGCAAAAACGTGTGACCACACTCACTTTCCCGCCAGAAAAAGTGGTGGGAGGTGCTGCGGTGCTGATCGAGGAGGTGGCTGCCACCAAGATATCGGGCGAGGAAGAGCGTTACAGCCACACCGATCTGGACGACTTCCAGGCCAACTTCGAAGGCGCGGACAAAATATTCGAGCTGCTGCGCCCGCTGGTCGAGAAAAAGGACAAGGCCTTCGCCGACAAGACGGCCGCCAACTTCAAGACCGTTTTCGATGTGCTGGCCAAATACCGCAAGCCCGATGGCAGCTTCGAGCTCTACACCAAGCTGAGTGAGCGCGACCGCAAGGTGCTGGCTGGCAAGGTCAACACGCTGGCCGAAGACCTCTCCAAGCTGCGCGGCATGCTGGGTCTGAACTGA